In Juglans regia cultivar Chandler chromosome 5, Walnut 2.0, whole genome shotgun sequence, the following are encoded in one genomic region:
- the LOC109014150 gene encoding probable pectinesterase/pectinesterase inhibitor 47 has protein sequence MEITMRKPAFSFILSCAFLSLFLALYTSADQSSLPLSRSDACKSTLYPKLCRSILSAIRSSPSDPYGYGKFSVKQCLKQARKLSIRIGHYLTHKRRSLMSRSEVGALDDCRQLSQLNVDYLQSIAAKLKSAYSLNDELVDRVQTLLSAIVTNQQTCYDGLEDSKSSIVGALSEPLNNVTRLYSVSLGLVTHALERNLKRNKKKKGYKGRMFPTKGHPVRERLESLIKVLRKNSCKKSKENCPKRPERILDELREDNGILVNDTVTVGLDGTDNFTSITEAIASAPNNTLPEDGYFVIYARQGCYQEYIVVPKYKKNIMLLGDGLNRTVITGNHSVIDGWTTFNSSTFAVSGDRFVAVDITFRNTAGPEKHQAVALRNNADLSTFYRCSFEGYQDTLYVHSLRQFYRECDIYGTVDFIFGNAAAVFQSCNIYARKPMANQKNAVTAQGRTDPNQNTGISIHNCTVEAAPDLAMNLNSSTLTYLGRPWKMYSRTVYMQSYIGGLIHQVGWLEWNGTIGTDTLYYGEFKNHGPGADTAKRVQWPGYSLMNASQALNFTVDNFTLGETWLPYTDIPFSAGLLDI, from the exons ATGGAAATCACAATGCGAAAGCCAGCCTTTTCCTTCATTCTCTCCTGTGCCTTTCTCTCACTTTTCTTGGCTCTGTATACCTCGGCTGATCAGTCCTCATTACCGCTGTCGCGTTCTGATGCATGCAAATCTACTCTCTACCCAAAACTCTGCCGCTCAATCCTCTCCGCCATCCGCTCCTCACCGTCCGACCCCTACGGCTACGGCAAGTTCTCCGTTAAGCAATGCCTCAAACAAGCACGAAAGCTGTCGATACGGATCGGCCACTACCTCACGCACAAGCGGCGCTCGTTAATGAGCCGCAGTGAGGTCGGGGCGCTCGACGATTGCCGCCAGCTCTCTCAGCTCAACGTTGACTACCTGCAGTCCATCGCCGCCAAGCTCAAGTCTGCCTACTCGTTGAACGACGAGCTCGTGGATCGAGTGCAGACTTTGCTGAGCGCGATCGTGACGAACCAGCAGACGTGTTACGACGGGCTTGAGGACTCCAAGAGCAGCATCGTTGGCGCATTGTCTGAACCCCTGAACAACGTCACTCGGCTGTACAGTGTGTCTCTTGGGTTGGTGACGCATGCGTTGGAACGAAATCTTAAAcgaaacaagaagaaaaaggggTATAAAGGTAGAATGTTTCCGACCAAGGGACACCCGGTCCGAGAACGACTCGAAAGTCTCATCAAG GTTCTACGGAAAAACTCTTgcaaaaaatcaaaggaaaattGCCCCAAGAGACCGGAACGGATTCTCGATGAATTAAGGGAGGACAATGGAATTCTTGTGAACGATACAGTGACTGTCGGCCTTGACGGCACCGACAACTTCACGTCAATCACGGAGGCCATCGCATCTGCTCCAAATAATACACTGCCAGAAGATGGATACTTCGTTATCTACGCTAGACAAGGATGCTATCAGGAATACATTGTGGTGCCTAAGTATAAGAAGAATATAATGCTGCTTGGAGATGGCTTAAATCGGACGGTCATTACAGGAAACCATAGTGTGATCGACGGCTGGACAACTTTTAACTCTTCCACCTTTG CTGTCTCTGGAGACCGGTTTGTAGCAGTAGACATTACGTTCAGGAACACAGCTGGTCCTGAAAAACATCAAGCAGTAGCTCTGAGGAACAATGCTGACCTCTCCACATTCTATCGTTGTAGTTTTGAAGGCTACCAAGACACTCTTTATGTTCACTCTCTCAGACAATTCTACAGGGAATGCGACATATATGGGACTGTAGATTTCATTTTTGGGAATGCTGCTGCTGTTTTTCAGAGCTGCAATATATATGCTCGAAAGCCTATGGCTAACCAAAAGAATGCTGTCACAGCCCAAGGCCGGACAGACCCAAACCAGAACACTGGTATTTCCATCCACAACTGCACAGTTGAAGCTGCACCAGACTTGGCTATGAACTTGAACTCCAGTACCTTAACTTATCTGGGTCGACCTTGGAAGATGTATTCTAGGACTGTGTACATGCAATCCTATATTGGAGGTTTGATCCATCAAGTTGGATGGTTGGAATGGAATGGAACGATTGGAACAGACACACTTTATTATGGGGAGTTTAAGAATCATGGGCCAGGTGCAGATACTGCTAAGAGAGTGCAATGGCCAGGTTATAGTTTGATGAATGCTTCACAGGCTTTGAACTTTACTGTGGATAATTTCACACTTGGGGAAACTTGGTTGCCTTATACTGATATACCCTTTTCAGCTGGACTTCTAGatatctaa